The Chitinophagales bacterium DNA segment ATGCCAATTGCTGGACAGTGAAGGAAAACTGGGGACTGATCTTGGTTTGGTACCACAGCGAAGGCAAAGCCCCCACTTGGGATACGGAAGGGTATCTGGAAGAATTGAAATCTTATAAATACTACGGCAGCACGAAGGAAACCTTGCGCATCCATTTGCAGGATTTTTCTGAAAATGGAGCCGATTATGCGCACTTTAATGTAGTGCACGATTTACTGACCATCCCTTTTGCCAATAAATTTGTGCATGTAACCCACAAGACGCACATCGAGTTTGGCGAAGGCGAAGAAAAGCACATGGCCTATTTTTACGATCATGCGCAAATAGCCCGCAACAAAGACAATTCCCTTATAGAGAATGCCGGTGGCAAAGCCAAGGTGACCTATTTTGGGCCTGGTTTTTTGGTATTTGCTTTTGATACCCGTTTTGGCTGCCCGATGATCGTGAAAACTTTCACCCCAATTGGAACACTCAAGGTCCGTATGGAAGACCATATTTATGCACCGCGCAATAATTTCAGCTTGGCCGTAAAATACATTGTGGGAGAAGCAGCAGTGCAGTTTCACGATGACATCAATATCTGGGAGCGCAAAACATTTGCCCGCAAGCCAATGCTGGTAAAAGGCGATGGGCCAATCATGAAAATGAGGAAATGGTACAGTCAGTTTTACTCAGAAGAAAATGCTTTTTCTGAAGCTGATGACGAAAAAGAACCCCTGTATCAGGAAGTGCAATCGAATTGAGGGATTGCTACTAAAGTGCCAAGTGTATTTTTGCCGCTAAGGCTATAATTTCGCCACAAAGCCACAAAGCCACAAAGAGCACAAAGTCAACTATCAAAAAATGGTCTGATTCTAAGGGCTCAAAGAATTAATTCAAAGGAACACAGCAAAAATACTCCCGTCATTCCCCTGCCCGCCTGACCCAGCCTGTACCGAAGTATAAGTTCTGGTGGGTGGCTGGGCAGGTAGAGGGGAATCTCCATCTATGGAAATGAGCATAATGTTTTCGATTGAATTAAGAAAGCGTTATATTTGTAATGCAGCTTTCTTCTCTGAATATGGTTCATGAAATCATGGTCGATGTTTCAATGCCTTTGAAAGTGAATTGAAGGATGAGGAAAGGAGTTTTTTGAAGCAAGCACTATTTATACTAATAAAATTATACGATTTTATTAATACTTAACTATTTAAATGAAAGAAACGGCAACTTTTGAAATACATAAACTGGAGAAAATAAAGGATAGGTTATTTGATGACGTTACTATCAATATAGCTCAACCAAAAGAAGGGGAACCAATAAAAACTGGCAGGATTTCATTTGCTAACTGTGTTTTTTATGGAAAGGTAAATTTCTACAAATTTAATTCACTTCCTGAAATTATATTTATTAATTTCTACAACTGTATTTTTTATTCTGAATTTGAAAGTTGTTTAGGGAATAATTGGTTGGATGATGAAAAAATGAATATCTCAATTGAATATTCCAACTGCAGAATTAGAAGTTTATGGTTTGACGAAAGCAATATCAAATCTTTAACATTTTCAAATGTAGTCATTCAAGAGAATGTTGAGCTTAGCAACACGAAA contains these protein-coding regions:
- a CDS encoding Rieske 2Fe-2S domain-containing protein, with amino-acid sequence MILKVLIVVLAILLALAALIYLVLFKDKSKKRQKHEFDPDFEAKRAETFPPPFPNGWFNLCSSDSIKKGEVKEITAFGQKLAVFRAENGEVGVVDAYCPHLGANLSDGKVEDNTLVCPFHAWNFNTKGKCVHIPYSDNGHNQEHTNANCWTVKENWGLILVWYHSEGKAPTWDTEGYLEELKSYKYYGSTKETLRIHLQDFSENGADYAHFNVVHDLLTIPFANKFVHVTHKTHIEFGEGEEKHMAYFYDHAQIARNKDNSLIENAGGKAKVTYFGPGFLVFAFDTRFGCPMIVKTFTPIGTLKVRMEDHIYAPRNNFSLAVKYIVGEAAVQFHDDINIWERKTFARKPMLVKGDGPIMKMRKWYSQFYSEENAFSEADDEKEPLYQEVQSN